Genomic window (Capsicum annuum cultivar UCD-10X-F1 chromosome 10, UCD10Xv1.1, whole genome shotgun sequence):
ACCATTTACCTTAACTGAAACAATGGAAAAGGAAAATACAGTGAGAAAACTCATTAAATCAGTATCTTTTAGTCCTAAGATAATACTTCCTCTATTCTAGTTTATGCGATACACTTTCCTTTTTCGTCCGTTCCTAGAAGAATTACACACTTCTAAACAAAACTTCTCATGCTACACTTAATGAGTTCTTTTAACTACACAAACGTTATGGCATGTTTAGATTCACAAGTTTCAAAAGTTCTTGTTTCCTTCTTAAAACTCGGTGTTGATTCAAATTTATGTCACCAAAATTGCAAAAGAGGGAGTATTTCAGACGAAAATGAGATTCTTGTCACGATCTACTGGTTTGCAATACCTGGGCTAGCAGGATCTGCCACGCAGAAATCTTGTAATGGACTTGGCTCAAAAGCTAGCACAACAAAGCAGAAGCTTACTACTGCTATTAGATTCAGCAAGAGAAAGTGCTTAGCCATTTCAAGAACTAAAGAAGGTAAGCAAATCAACGACAATTACGCTTGAGTCCTAAATAATTCGGGGTCAGCTAGGTGAAACAATACTAAGgagaaaatattggagagaagaaataaatttttctgtGAGATAATGTGATTAAGATAGTTTGTTTatatagaagagagaaaagaCTTCATGCATGCAGAAGTGCTTTGAGTTTTGGTAAGTAATTTGTGACAAAAGGGCCGTCCAAGCACATATGAAGACTTTGAAAACTCTATTAGCTGTCATTTACAATGATATATGATATAATTTGCAGAAATAAGACAAGAATAAGAAGTTTCGCCGGCTTAGGACAAAAGGAAATGGTCCAAAAAGACACTAATTTTTAATGATAATAAGTGTGATTCTCGAATACCTATAGATGGACAAATGGAGGACTTGTTCAACAGGCGCGGAGCTGGAGTTCGGCAGAACACAGTAACTTGCTTTGGACTAAACTCTATATTTGAGATGAGAAATCCACTTAATATGTACGAGTAATTATCCAAAATCCAGTGAAGTTGCTTTTTCTAGATTCCAGAATCCATAAACTCAATATTTTGGATCCGAGTTTGTGTTGTTCAACCGGGATCTGATGGATGTTATTCAGAAATTATACCAATCCTTCAAATTAATAGTGATGTTGTAGTGTAAATTCTATAAAATGAATGTCATTTTTCCACTTCTATCCAAATTTATAATAAGTTATTAGCAACATCTCAACCAATAGTGCCAAATCCTACAATGTTCATAAAGCAAATAGATCAATGGACCATAATATATGAGAATGCTAAAGCTACAGAGTGCAACTTTACAAGAAACTACTTATTGTCAAAATGCTGTGGATGTCACTTGCAACCTGTTTCAACTCATATCAAACTGAATTTCGTTACACACCGTAAAATGTCTTTCTCGTGAACTTCTGTATGAGATGGAAGCCATCGAGACCCAGATAATATGTTGAAAGAAGTAATTTCGGAAAAATAACTTGGTGCCGGAAGCATTTCATTGGAAAAACCTAACTTGAGAATATTTCACATATCTGAAACCTACAGAGTGGTTTAGCAAGGGAAAACCGAAAATGAAAGAACAGAGGGTGCATCACTAGAAAGTattcatatttcatcaaaactgGCAAAAGATGCAAACATAATTTCAGAACTAATCACTCTTTCCACAACCTTCCCGAGAAACCTTTCCCTTACTCTTTCCAGCACAGCTTCTCGGGACTGTTCCTTCTTGCTACGCCCATCGTTTAGAACAGGATCTGATTGGCAGAGTGTCAATGCAACGCGTGAAGTGAAGGAAAttcagatttatgatttcattCTAAAAGCATACGTCATCTCCTCAATATAAGTCACATGTAAATAGCAGACATTGCAAAGAAACTAATACAAGACACATGTAGATTGAAAAATAGCAGAACATGCCAAGTCTGCAATAGCTGGATCGTGAAAGAGAGGGCATTTCTTTTTAGAAGAGCGTAGCAGAAATGAAGATGTATGATCATACAAGAAtacacaagataaaaaatgactACATACAAGAGAAGGTGAAGTATCACACATCTAGGATAGTAAAAGAACGTCCCTTGAGATAGGTTGATCATTCATACAAAGAACTCCAAATGCACCGCTCGCTCAGTACTAATTGAAAACATTTAAAAAGTGGTCGAGAGACTTAAAATATCATGGAATGAAGTTTTCTCAGAAGACCTATTATGTCGAGAATCCATGCAGAAATTTGCAAAAGTTAAGACAATGGAAGCAAAAGATCCACATAGGCCACACCGACTAGTTGGAATTAAGGCTTATCCAAGTAGCTTAGAATGGATAGTGAGAATTCATGTGTCAACTAGCTTAGGATTGAGGAGTAAATGTTGTTGCCTTGAATTCTAGTATAAAAGATGGTTGGTGTGGTAATGCTCATTCTATTATGAGAAACAGGCTGATAGCCACAACAAACTATTGAAGTAACTTCAGAAGGTATGACCTAATTTCAGTAGTAACACAACAAGCCATGCAAAACAGCTTACATCCATGTAACATCTGCATGAACAGCCTATACAAAATATTCATACAGGAAGTAAATAGGAACGGGCGCAACACTGTCAATGAATCCACCAAATTATTACCTCTTGAAGTAGAAAAAGGACGGCAACACAGAAAGTCAACAGTTTCACCAAATcatgcaaaaaagaaaaagaaagggttGGGGTAGCAATGAGATAACCCCTATGAAGAAGAGGAACTTACCTTCAGGTGTGCATCTCCGACCAAAGCTACGAACTCCAACATAATTCGACTTCAATGCATCATTGTGGTACACCAAAACAGTTGGAAGATTACAATCTGGATAGTTCTGAATGCAATTGGTAGAGATAATTTTGACAAATTTTGTTGCAGGGTATTTTGTGGTCAATTCGTCTAAGCACTGCAAAAGTATCTGGCAGTCTGAGTACCTATAAAGAGCATAACGTGCTATCAGAAACCCTGACATGGAgctacaacaacaaacccagtgtattcccactttgtggggtctggggggggtaagatgtacgcagtccatacctctacctctgatgaagtagaaaggctgtttccgaaagacccccggctcaagttacgagatatcaaacaaacacatagtacagcacagaagcagatgacataacatagatactgcagccataaggaatataaaacagagtaaagcaggaatgcaggaatataaagcagaggaaagcacacagattcgtaacaaacatagaacacggaacacggaacagaacattgaatacggaatcataccaggaatacacccccaccaattacctccctacattagcgacccgaacaggccctaatcctctgccgtaattcgcgtcttccagaccttcctatctagggtcatgtcctcggtaagctgtaactgttccatgtcccgcctaatcacctcaccccagtacttcttcggtctacccctaccccgtctaaaaccatccaacgctagcctctcacacctacggaccggggcatccatgcccctcctcttcacgtgtccgaaccatctcaatcgtgcttcccgcatcttacactccactgaagtcaccccaaccttctcccggatagtctcgttccgagctctatcccttcgggtcagtccacacatccagcgcaacatccgcatttctgccaccttcattctttgggtgtgggagttcttaactggccaacactccgctccatacagcaaggccggacggactaccaccctatagaatttacctttaagcttgggcggcaccttcttatcacacagcacccccgatgcaagtttccacttcatccatcccgccccgatacggtgcgagacatcctcgtcaatctcaccgttactctggatcacggacccgaggtacttgaacttatcccttttctttacctcctgcgcttctagcctcaccactacctcattctctcgccttacgtcattaaacttacattccacatactctgtcttggttctgctcaccctgaaccctttagactccagagtttgcctccacagctctaatttgtcgttcacaccccctcgcgtctcatctatcaggactacatcgtctgcaaaaagcatacaccacggcacctccccttggatacgccgcgttaacacatccattactagcgcaaacaaaaagggactaagagtagatccctgatgcaatcctgtcaggacagtgaaatgctctgagtctcctcccgccgtcctcacctgggttttcgctccctcatacatatccttaattactctgctatatgcctgcggtactccactcacctccaagcatctccaaagcacctccctggggactttgtcgtacgccttttctaggtcgatgaacaccatgtgcaaatccttcttcctttccctatattgctccaccaaccgccgtaccaggtgaattgcctccgtcgtcgagcggccgggcataaatccgaactgattttccgagatagacactatccgtctcagcctcacctcgaccactctctcccagatcttcatagagtgactcagtaacttaatccccctatagttattgcaacactgaatgtcccccttattcttatagagggggatcatggtactccacctccacgcctcgggcatctttgctgtcctgaaaatttcattgaacaatgcagtcaaccaccttacaccagcctctccaacgaacttccaaaactccaccggtatctcatccggccccgtcgccctaccccttcgcatcctgcggactgcctgtctaacctcgtctaccttaaaacgtctacaatagctaaaatcccgacactcccctgagtgctccagttcccctaacacaatagctctgtccccctcgtcattcaagagcctatgaaagtacgactgccatctcttctttatgtggccgtcctccaccaacactctaccgtcctcccccttaatgcaccgcacctgatcgaggtcacgacccttcctctccctagccttagcgagtcggaacaactttttctcccctcctttcccctgtaaccctgcatacaagctctcaaaagcagccgtcttagctgccgtgaccgctgacttcgcctccttccttgctagcttgtactctttcctgtttacccgcttctcctcttcgtccttactttccaccaacttagcatacgactctttcttggtctccactttcttccccacctcttcattccaccaccaatccccccgatgatgtccggcccggcccctagaaacacccaacacctcccttgcattttCCCTGATGCACgctgccgccctgtcccacatattatccacgtcccccctacactcccacacccccattcccgccaacctctcccctatctcccacgcattcactggcgtcaaaccgccccacttaattctcggtctacactccttactcctcctctttttattcttcttcatacccaaatccataaccaagagcctatgttgggtcgaaaggttctcactcgggatgactttacaatctttacacagcgccctatcccctttcctaagcaacaagaagtcaatctgggtcctggctaccgcgctccgaaaagtgatcaggtggtcgtccttcttcgggaagcccgagttcaccaccaccagcccaaacgccctcgcaaactccaatagggtcgccccctcttcatttctctccccaaaaccaaaacctccatgcacatccccaaagcctcccggtagcgccccgatgtgcccgttgaaatcccctgctaccacaatcttctccgaactgggcacgcctctcaccacgtcCTCCAAggcctcccagaaccgcatcttctcctccccctccgatcccacatgcggcgcataggcactacacacgttcagggtaaacccccgaatgaccaacttgatagtcatcaacctatcgttgatcctcttcacctccactacctgacctctaagctcttcatctaccaagatgccaactccattcctacgcctgtcgctcccagagtaccacagcttgtaaccgtccacatccctagccttagaccctacccacttggtctcttggacacacgcaaggttgatccttctcttcctaagaatcttcaccagctctatggacttcccctgaagggtccctatattccaagacccttCACtgatgaaagaggtgaagaggtgaaaaatatttgaaGCTCACGAGCATTGATGTAAGACAGCTTCACTGATGCAGCACAACCACCCAGACATCTTCTGGAGCTTGGGAAACCTCCCGCACAAAATCTGCTCCGGAAATTGGTGTCACTGATCCAAATCTCACAATCTTAGCAACTTCTCTCATCCCGGCTATCCTCTTCATCCTTCAAGCACAAGAAAGATATATAAGAGATTCTCAATGTCATGTCAACTTGCGCGCTACATGGCAATATTTCATCACCAACACAAACATAAGTACTATATCAGTATATCAGCATAACTGGATATCCTTTTGCCTTGTGACTCAAACACCGATTTAGGACAAATTTTTAATTACTACCTTCCACTATTTACTTATTTGGAAAAGCTTTAATTGCATGTGCACGTTTGCACTCTCTAGCCAATGACGAAGTAAAACTGAATTCTACCAAGTGGAAACCGAGGCAGCTAATAATTCTCAAGAGGGGGAGAGAATAGTGATGGATTGACCAGCAGTGGTGCTTGAACATGTAGAGGCTGAATAACTATTAGGCATCCCTCAAGGAATGTCATATTTTCGAGGTCCAAACAAACACTTTGCAACAGAAATG
Coding sequences:
- the LOC107844718 gene encoding viral IAP-associated factor homolog; this translates as MKRIAGMREVAKIVRFGSVTPISGADFVREVSQAPEDVWVVVLHHKEGGEVSDCQILLQCLDELTTKYPATKFVKIISTNCIQNYPDCNLPTVLVYHNDALKSNYVGVRSFGRRCTPEGVALTLCQSDPVLNDGRSKKEQSREAVLERVRERFLGKVVERVISSEIMFASFASFDEI